From Cellulophaga lytica DSM 7489, a single genomic window includes:
- a CDS encoding MCP four helix bundle domain-containing protein, whose amino-acid sequence MTNLIDKNNFVRVRDSVVTIYEDRLIANDLIFEKLKLVQEKEIAVKTLDSTFYENRNLKVNDNLQSLISRFEETKLTSKEATVFNDFKSNVKVLQNAETKFINSSYNSTSKVNSAINSLKTNLSDLSKIQLNEGSRQMSISKRAVDSVELFTQIEIYMLVFLAIIIQIVVMYNPKEKK is encoded by the coding sequence ATGACAAACTTAATTGACAAAAACAATTTTGTGCGGGTTAGAGACTCTGTTGTAACCATTTATGAAGACAGATTAATAGCCAACGATTTAATTTTTGAAAAGTTAAAGTTGGTACAAGAAAAAGAGATTGCGGTTAAAACATTGGATAGTACTTTTTATGAAAACCGTAATTTAAAAGTAAACGATAATTTACAGTCGTTAATTTCTAGATTTGAAGAAACAAAATTAACTTCTAAGGAGGCAACCGTATTTAACGACTTTAAAAGTAACGTTAAGGTGTTGCAAAATGCAGAAACTAAGTTTATAAACTCTAGTTATAACAGTACATCTAAAGTAAATAGCGCTATAAATAGTTTAAAAACTAACCTTAGTGATTTATCTAAAATACAGTTAAATGAGGGTAGCAGGCAAATGTCTATTAGTAAACGTGCAGTAGATTCGGTAGAGCTATTTACACAAATAGAAATCTATATGCTTGTTTTTTTAGCAATTATTATTCAGATTGTTGTAATGTATAACCCCAAAGAAAAGAAGTGA
- a CDS encoding DUF2200 domain-containing protein → MKVTTKKNEQVANMIFASIYPHYLSRIEKNGRTKEELDQVIEWFTGFNATTLQNLIDEKVTFKAFFDKAKIHPNEHLIKGVVCGYRIEEIEEEFKLYKQCRQMEKLIDELAKGRKMEKILRKEKK, encoded by the coding sequence ATGAAAGTTACCACCAAAAAAAATGAACAAGTCGCAAATATGATTTTCGCTTCTATTTATCCTCACTATTTAAGTAGAATAGAAAAAAACGGGCGAACAAAAGAAGAGTTAGACCAAGTAATAGAATGGTTTACTGGTTTTAACGCTACTACCTTACAAAACCTTATTGATGAAAAAGTGACGTTTAAAGCTTTTTTTGACAAAGCTAAAATTCACCCTAATGAACATTTAATTAAAGGTGTTGTTTGTGGTTACCGTATAGAAGAAATAGAAGAAGAGTTTAAACTATACAAACAATGCAGGCAAATGGAAAAACTAATTGATGAATTGGCAAAAGGGCGTAAAATGGAGAAAATTTTACGAAAAGAAAAAAAATAA
- a CDS encoding GNAT family N-acetyltransferase, with product MSTLEHQLKNPVWSSLQETHKKFAVEFNNVQFYNSEVCTFGAFFDENNTAEAANEYIKTSDSFFYVSENLTPVVDETKVEFTKKIDGCQMVLDSLTNVNITEEIVLLDETFSEEIYDLVWLVMPGYYRKRTFEMGKYFGIFKNGKLVSIAGQRLQSNLFIEVSAVVTHPNYTRRGLAKQLIAHNTKEILKENKTPILHTNKGNPAIALYQKLGYTFTRDMNWWLYTKK from the coding sequence ATGTCTACGCTAGAGCATCAACTAAAAAACCCTGTTTGGTCTTCTTTACAAGAAACACATAAAAAATTTGCGGTTGAGTTTAACAACGTACAATTTTACAATTCTGAAGTTTGCACTTTTGGGGCTTTTTTTGATGAAAACAATACTGCAGAAGCTGCTAATGAGTACATAAAAACGTCTGATAGTTTTTTTTATGTCTCAGAAAATTTAACTCCTGTGGTAGATGAAACCAAAGTAGAATTCACTAAAAAAATTGATGGATGCCAAATGGTTTTAGACTCCCTAACCAATGTTAATATAACTGAAGAAATAGTACTACTGGACGAAACTTTTAGTGAAGAAATTTATGATTTAGTTTGGTTGGTTATGCCTGGTTACTATAGAAAAAGAACCTTTGAAATGGGCAAGTACTTTGGTATATTTAAAAACGGCAAACTGGTTTCTATAGCTGGCCAACGTTTACAAAGTAACCTTTTTATAGAGGTTAGCGCTGTTGTTACACATCCTAATTACACCAGAAGAGGATTAGCAAAACAGTTAATTGCACACAACACTAAAGAAATTTTAAAAGAAAACAAAACACCCATTTTACATACCAATAAAGGAAACCCAGCTATAGCGCTATATCAAAAATTAGGATATACTTTTACAAGAGATATGAACTGGTGGTTGTACACTAAAAAATAA
- a CDS encoding Fur family transcriptional regulator: MNRRNTPAKEAVLKLLSGSKKALSQDAIEKQLDIAINRATIYRVLNRFCEDGLVHKIVAEDGKQYFAICKKCENEEEVKPHFHFRCVRCDTIECLQITVEYTTPKGYSVSSANCILTGTCSNCV; encoded by the coding sequence ATGAATAGAAGAAATACACCAGCTAAAGAAGCGGTTTTAAAATTACTGTCTGGCTCAAAAAAAGCACTTAGCCAAGATGCTATAGAGAAGCAGTTAGATATTGCTATAAACAGGGCTACAATTTACAGGGTGTTAAATAGGTTTTGCGAAGATGGTTTGGTGCATAAAATTGTTGCAGAGGATGGCAAACAATACTTTGCTATTTGTAAAAAATGCGAAAACGAGGAGGAGGTAAAGCCTCATTTTCATTTTAGGTGTGTACGTTGTGATACTATAGAATGTTTGCAAATAACTGTAGAATATACCACCCCAAAAGGATACAGTGTTAGCAGTGCAAATTGTATTTTAACAGGCACTTGTAGCAATTGTGTGTAA
- a CDS encoding NAD(P)/FAD-dependent oxidoreductase — MIRRAVIKAFAISGIAITVQNPLWNFSKYVYKMNKTDFDVVIIGGSYAGLSAAMALGRSLKKTLVIDAGKPCNAQTPHAHNFLSQDGNKPGEILKIGKEQLAAYNSVTYHNGFVVNAKKTNAIFSVTTDNENVFTAKKIIIATGIKDLLPNIQGFSSCWGISVIHCPYCHGYEYKNKKTAIIANGDRAFHLASLVNNLTNNSTIITMGKNNFSDEELKKLKQHNIKINEKEIETIVHANGQLEKIEFKDGSSENYDCAYADVPFKQSTNIAEQLGCKLTENGHIEVNPMQKTTVDGVYACGDNSSRLRALSSAVYTGNLAGAMLNNELTQENF, encoded by the coding sequence ATGATCAGGAGAGCTGTTATTAAGGCTTTTGCAATTTCTGGTATTGCCATTACGGTGCAAAATCCTTTATGGAACTTTTCTAAATACGTGTATAAAATGAATAAAACAGATTTTGATGTTGTAATTATTGGCGGAAGCTACGCAGGTTTGTCTGCTGCTATGGCCTTAGGTAGATCTTTAAAAAAAACGTTAGTTATTGATGCTGGCAAACCTTGCAATGCACAAACGCCACACGCTCACAATTTTTTGAGTCAAGATGGAAATAAGCCTGGTGAAATTTTAAAAATTGGAAAAGAACAACTAGCAGCCTACAACAGTGTTACTTACCACAACGGATTTGTGGTTAACGCTAAAAAAACCAATGCTATTTTTAGTGTAACTACAGACAATGAAAACGTATTTACTGCTAAAAAAATAATTATTGCCACAGGTATTAAAGACCTATTACCCAATATACAAGGCTTTTCTTCTTGTTGGGGCATATCTGTAATACATTGCCCATACTGCCATGGTTATGAGTACAAAAATAAAAAAACAGCTATAATTGCTAACGGAGATAGGGCTTTTCATTTGGCATCATTAGTAAATAACTTAACTAATAACAGTACAATTATTACTATGGGCAAAAATAATTTTAGTGATGAAGAACTTAAAAAACTAAAACAACATAATATTAAAATTAACGAAAAAGAGATTGAAACCATTGTGCATGCAAACGGTCAGTTAGAAAAAATTGAATTTAAAGACGGTAGCTCTGAAAATTATGATTGTGCTTATGCAGATGTACCTTTTAAACAAAGCACTAATATTGCAGAACAACTAGGTTGTAAACTTACAGAAAACGGACATATTGAGGTAAACCCTATGCAAAAAACTACAGTAGATGGTGTATATGCTTGCGGAGACAACAGCTCTAGACTACGTGCTTTATCTAGTGCAGTTTATACTGGTAACTTAGCGGGCGCAATGCTAAATAACGAATTAACTCAAGAAAATTTTTAA
- a CDS encoding ATP-grasp domain-containing protein yields the protein MIAILYQKNLPPIRDGIQKPMKPGGYSDSGADIACELHNNNIKISTPVDNPSIENNLDWVFPDTEEGIQNAINKGATVFWLNTVLYKTHPIEKFFNLNNYFVGQLPSVVDIYDDKWTTNKLLKENGILIPETTLITEGDTINYKGDFPIVVKPIRGRGSQGVSLVKNEKELNAKLSSLFLSKQYGTSVYLEQFLSGQEITITVMPSGSYIINNNKKQFTTAWCLPPVKRFNHQNGIAPYNGTVAVIKNSALLDNSERNSNQIIAVCKQCEKAAELLHIKAPIRIDCRADEKGNYYLFDVNMKPNMTGPSRPQRKNQDSLSSLAARGIGWNYFDLLKNMLNQKWTANL from the coding sequence ATGATTGCTATTTTATATCAAAAAAATCTTCCTCCTATAAGAGACGGAATACAAAAACCAATGAAACCAGGTGGATACTCAGACAGTGGTGCTGATATTGCTTGTGAACTACACAACAACAATATAAAAATTAGTACTCCTGTAGATAACCCATCTATAGAGAACAATTTAGATTGGGTTTTTCCTGATACTGAAGAAGGTATACAAAATGCCATAAATAAAGGCGCTACCGTTTTTTGGTTAAACACCGTATTGTACAAAACGCACCCTATAGAAAAGTTTTTTAACTTAAATAATTACTTTGTTGGGCAATTACCTAGCGTGGTAGATATTTACGATGATAAATGGACAACCAATAAGTTGTTAAAAGAAAACGGAATTTTAATTCCAGAAACAACCTTAATAACAGAAGGTGATACCATTAATTACAAAGGTGATTTCCCCATAGTTGTTAAGCCTATTAGAGGAAGAGGTAGCCAAGGTGTTTCTCTGGTTAAAAACGAAAAAGAATTAAATGCAAAATTGTCTAGTTTATTTTTAAGCAAACAGTATGGAACATCTGTTTATTTAGAACAATTTTTAAGCGGACAAGAAATAACCATTACAGTAATGCCGTCTGGTAGTTACATTATAAATAATAATAAAAAACAATTTACTACGGCCTGGTGCCTACCTCCTGTTAAACGCTTTAACCACCAAAACGGAATTGCACCATACAACGGAACTGTTGCTGTTATTAAAAATAGTGCACTATTAGATAACAGTGAACGTAATTCTAACCAAATTATAGCTGTTTGTAAGCAGTGTGAAAAAGCGGCCGAATTGCTACACATTAAAGCCCCCATACGAATAGATTGTAGAGCAGATGAAAAAGGAAATTACTATTTATTTGATGTAAATATGAAGCCTAATATGACAGGACCATCTAGACCACAAAGAAAAAACCAAGATAGCTTGTCTTCATTAGCCGCTAGAGGTATTGGTTGGAATTATTTTGATTTGCTAAAAAATATGTTAAATCAAAAATGGACAGCTAATTTATAG
- a CDS encoding DUF4269 domain-containing protein has protein sequence MAKNFKNIAYLNHGNQRQKLAFYELNHYKILEKLKKYNPILTGTIPIEIDIAESDLDIICECKNHAEFLAYLQQEFSTFKNFKVHTTLQNNIAATIAEFKTEHFLVEIFGQDIPTTKQNAYRHMVVEHHILQKKGADFKQQIRELKVSGIKTEPAFAKLLGLKGDPYVALLELEEKD, from the coding sequence TTGGCAAAAAACTTTAAAAACATAGCATATCTTAACCACGGAAACCAACGGCAAAAACTGGCTTTTTATGAGTTAAACCACTATAAAATTCTAGAAAAACTTAAAAAATACAATCCTATTTTAACTGGCACAATACCAATAGAGATTGATATTGCAGAAAGTGATTTAGATATTATCTGCGAATGTAAAAATCACGCTGAGTTTTTGGCATACCTACAACAAGAGTTTTCTACTTTTAAAAACTTTAAGGTACACACTACTTTACAAAACAACATTGCTGCCACTATTGCCGAGTTTAAAACGGAGCATTTTTTAGTTGAAATTTTTGGTCAAGATATTCCAACTACCAAGCAAAATGCTTACCGACATATGGTTGTAGAACATCATATTTTACAAAAAAAAGGAGCTGACTTTAAGCAACAAATAAGAGAATTAAAAGTTAGCGGCATAAAAACCGAACCCGCTTTTGCTAAATTACTGGGCTTAAAAGGAGATCCGTATGTAGCATTATTAGAGCTTGAAGAAAAAGATTGA
- a CDS encoding CPBP family intramembrane glutamic endopeptidase: MTKKQFWNQLLLFVTALLLILIARESLSYLFIQKNIESYAIHTLLNICANLILIVVSYFFIQKNKLGKLAGLQKGNVNKWYLLLFPLLYLVLLNVLIIDVVDIQTLLPNVFLFLFYSISIGFAEELSIRGFLQSHLINYLGNSRKNTIISVFLAALFFGAIHLLNFDTGIYGELAQLIYATFIGVMFGFLLVITKRLYPLIIVHAIIDFVADLDVVGMPIKEKISELMSLETAALITVLALPCFIYGLFLMKKYKLTATTIHNA; encoded by the coding sequence ATGACCAAAAAACAGTTCTGGAATCAGCTTTTACTTTTTGTTACGGCTTTACTTTTAATTTTAATTGCAAGAGAGTCCTTATCATACCTTTTTATTCAAAAAAATATTGAATCTTATGCCATACACACACTTTTAAATATTTGTGCCAATTTAATTTTAATTGTTGTTTCGTACTTTTTTATTCAAAAAAATAAGCTCGGTAAATTAGCAGGACTCCAAAAAGGGAACGTAAACAAATGGTATCTGCTGTTATTTCCGCTTTTGTATTTAGTGTTATTAAATGTATTAATTATAGATGTTGTAGACATACAAACATTGTTGCCTAACGTTTTCTTATTTTTGTTTTACTCTATATCTATAGGGTTTGCAGAAGAGTTAAGCATTAGAGGCTTTTTACAGTCGCACCTTATAAATTACTTAGGCAACAGCCGTAAAAACACTATTATTTCTGTGTTTTTAGCTGCCTTATTTTTTGGTGCTATACATTTATTAAATTTTGATACCGGAATTTATGGCGAGTTAGCACAGCTTATTTACGCTACTTTTATTGGGGTAATGTTTGGTTTTTTACTTGTGATAACAAAAAGATTATACCCCTTAATTATAGTACACGCAATAATAGATTTTGTAGCAGATTTAGATGTGGTAGGTATGCCTATTAAAGAAAAAATAAGCGAATTAATGTCCTTAGAGACTGCTGCACTTATTACAGTATTAGCTTTGCCTTGCTTTATTTACGGCTTGTTTTTAATGAAAAAATACAAGCTTACAGCAACTACTATTCATAATGCTTAA